In a single window of the Pseudohongiella acticola genome:
- a CDS encoding ZIP family metal transporter yields MISLEIALVLALLAGLSIPLGALISSRSSWATFCTQRELDSFVTYFGGGALLAAISLVLLPRGMESLSVLPAAVAFAFGGLAFWQFSIWAERTKNTASLFMGMTLDFLPEAILIGVAAAHNSISAYLLAALIALQNLPEGFAAHQEMQSSGISRKHLWLIFLLTPFLGPMSAWVGFAWLSGNEQTLAMVLMFCSGGILYLIFEDIAPDARTTGEGFPAVGAIIGFLLGMIGTMLIH; encoded by the coding sequence ATGATATCGCTGGAAATAGCTCTGGTACTGGCGCTGCTGGCGGGCCTCTCCATACCCCTGGGCGCGCTGATCTCTTCCAGATCTTCCTGGGCAACTTTCTGCACACAACGTGAGCTGGACAGTTTTGTGACGTATTTTGGTGGCGGCGCGCTGCTGGCTGCCATTTCACTGGTGTTATTGCCACGCGGCATGGAGAGTTTGTCAGTGCTGCCGGCCGCCGTGGCCTTTGCGTTCGGAGGGCTTGCGTTCTGGCAGTTCAGTATCTGGGCTGAACGTACCAAAAATACTGCCTCGTTGTTTATGGGTATGACGCTTGATTTTTTGCCCGAAGCAATCCTGATTGGTGTTGCTGCCGCGCATAATTCAATCAGTGCGTATCTGCTGGCCGCATTGATCGCGCTGCAGAACCTGCCTGAAGGATTTGCAGCCCATCAGGAAATGCAAAGCAGCGGAATTTCCCGCAAGCACCTGTGGTTGATATTTTTATTGACGCCTTTCCTGGGCCCGATGTCGGCGTGGGTCGGTTTTGCCTGGTTATCAGGTAATGAGCAGACGTTGGCCATGGTTTTGATGTTTTGTAGTGGTGGCATTCTTTATCTGATTTTTGAAGACATTGCCCCCGACGCACGAACCACCGGAGAGGGGTTTCCAGCAGTTGGTGCCATCATCGGATTCCTGTTGGGAATGATCGGAACGATGCTGATTCACTGA